In Pantoea cypripedii, the DNA window TGCAGGACGGTGTTGGTGGAACCGCCCATGGCGATATCCAGCGTCATGGCGTTTTCAAAAGCCGCTTTGCTGGCGATGTTACGCGGCAGCACACGGGCATCGTCCTGCTCGTAATATTGCTTGGTCAGGTTAACGATGCGCTTACCCGCGTTGATAAACAGATCTTTGCGGTCGGCATGGGTTGCCAGCAACGAACCGTTACCCGGCTGCGACAGACCCAGCGCTTCGGTCAGGCAGTTCATCGAGTTGGCGGTGAACATACCGGAACAGGAACCGCAGGTCGGGCAGGCGGAACGCTCGATTTGCTCGCTGTCGGCATCGCTGACATTCGGGTTGGCACCCTGAATCATCGCATCCACCAGGTCCAGCTTGATGATTTTGTCAGACAGCTTGGTTTTACCCGCTTCCATCGGGCCACCGGAAACAAAGATCACCGGGATGTTAAGGCGCAGTGACGCCATCAGCATCCCGGGGGTGATTTTGTCGCAGTTGGAGATGCAGACCATCGCATCGGCACAGTGGGCGTTAACCATGTACTCGACGGAGTCGGCAATCAGCTCGCGCGAAGGCAGTGAATACAGCATGCCGCCATGACCCATGGCGATACCGTCATCCACTGCAATGGTGTTGAACTCTTTAGCCACACCACCAGCCGCTTCGATTTGTTCAGCGACCAGTTTGCCGAGATCGCGCAGGTGGACGTGGCCTGGCACGAATTGGGTGAATGAGTTGACCACGGCGATAATCGGCTTACCGAAATCGGCGTCGGTCATTCCTGTCGCGCGCCACAAGGCACGGGCACCCGCCATGTTACGGCCATGGGTGGTGGTGGCGGAACGGTACTTAGGCATGCTCTATTTACTCCAGTAAGAAAGGGCACGCGGACGCTGGTGCGCCCGCGAAAAGTCTTGTTATGCGTTAACCGGATCCAGCCAGCCCCATTTGTCTTCAGTTTCGCCAGTGAACAGGCCAAAGAACGCCTGCTGAATGCGTTTGGTCACCGGACCGCATTTGCCTGCGCCAACCTGGATACCGTCTACGCTGCGTACCGGAGTGATTTCCGCCGCAGTACCCGACATAAACACTTCGTCAGCCAGGTACAATGATTCGCGTGACAGCACCTGCTCGCGCACTTCGATACCCATGTCTTTTGCCAGTTTGATGATGGCGTCACGGGTGATGCCCGGCAGTGCAGAAGAGGTGAACGGCGGCGTGAACAGGATGCCATCTTTCACTTCGAACAGGTTTTCACCGGCCCCTTCTGAAATATAGCCGTTGGTGTCGAGAGCGATACCTTCCTGATAACCGTGGCGGCGCGCTTCGCTACCTACCAGCAGAGAAGACAGGTAGTTACCACCGGCTTTTGCCGCAGTCGGCAGAGTGTTCGGTGCAACGCGGTTCCAGGAAGACACCATTGCGTCGATACCCTGCTCCAGCGCTTCGGCACCCAGGTAAGCACCCCACGGGAACGCGGCGATGATCACATCGGTGGTGTAGCCATCTGGCGGGTTCACACCCAGGCCCACGTCACCCACGAACGCCAGCGGACGGATATAGGCGCTTTTCAGTTTGTTGACGCGCAGTACTTCGCGGCAGGCTTCCATCAGCTCATCTACGCTGGCTTTGATTGGGAAGCGGTAGATTTTGGCGGAGTCGTGCAGACGCTGCATGTGTTCGCGATGACGGAACACCACCGGACCTTTGTGAGAGTCGTAGCAACGCACGCCCTCGAACACAGAAGTACCGTAATGCAACGCGTGAGACATGACGCTAACCTTGGCGTCTTCCCACTTAACCATCTCCCCATTGAACCAAATAAAGTCTGCTTTCTTCGTACTCATTGTTATTTCCTTTCGCGACTAGGCACGGATTTGTTGTGTTGTCTGTTGTTGGATTTGGACGCAAGCGACATCCATCAGTTTACTTAATTGCGAAGACAGTAAATCGACTGAACGCTGGCTGGCAACGGTCATTTCAATATTAATGTTTTCCGTATTCGCGGCTGATGCCATGTTCATGGCGCATACCTGGAAACCACGGTGGCGCACGACGCGCAAAATGCGTTCCAATATTTCAGGGCGGAAGCGGGCCTCGATAGACAATTGATGCTGGTTCATGCGGTTTTCTCCATCATGTTTGCGTTGCTGGCACCTGGTGGCACCAATGGCCAGACGTTTTCATGCTCATCAATCGAAACATGCAGGAAGTAAGGACCTTCACTGTTCAGCAGAGCATCGAGGGCGGCGTCGACCTGATCTTTACGGGTAATGCGCTGGCCGGGGATATCAAACGCGCTGGCCAGCGTCAGGAAATCGGGGTTATCAGTCAGGATGGTTTCGCTGTAGCGACCATCAAAGAACAGCTGTTGCCACTGGCGCACCATACCGAGACGTTGGTTATCCAGCAGCAGGATTTTAACCGGCAGTTTGCCGCGCTTGATGGTGCCCAGTTCCTGGATATTCATCATGATGGAACCGTCGCCGGATACGCAGATCACGGTGTCGTTCGGGCGGGCTACCTGAGCGCCTATCGCTGCTGGCAGGCCAAAGCCCATGGTGCCGAGGCCGCTGGAAGTAATAAAATTTTCCGGCGCGCTGAACGACATATGCTGTGCCGCCCACATCTGATGCTGACCAACGTCGGTGGTAACCACGTCGCTGGCCGCTTTACGGTCAGAAAGTTGCTTCAGCAGCAGCGGCGCGTAAATCGCTTCACCCGGATGATCGTAACGCCAGCTAAATTCCGCCTTCAGCATTTTCACTTCGGTGCGCCACGCGTCGATTTGCAACGGCATGCTCAGTGCGGGCAGCACCTGGTTGAGATCGCCCTGTAACGAAACGTGCGCACGGCGCAGTTTGTTCAGCTCGGCAGGGTCAATATCGAGATGGATGACACTGGCGTGCGGCGCGAAGGTATCGAGCTTACCGGTGACACGGTCGTCAAAACGTGCGCCGACGGCGATCAGTAAGTCACACTCCTGCACCGCAATGTTGGCCGCCTTGGTGCCATGCATCCCCAGCATACCGAGGTAGACTTCGCTGCTGGCATCGGCACTGCCCAAAC includes these proteins:
- the ilvE gene encoding branched-chain-amino-acid transaminase, with the protein product MSTKKADFIWFNGEMVKWEDAKVSVMSHALHYGTSVFEGVRCYDSHKGPVVFRHREHMQRLHDSAKIYRFPIKASVDELMEACREVLRVNKLKSAYIRPLAFVGDVGLGVNPPDGYTTDVIIAAFPWGAYLGAEALEQGIDAMVSSWNRVAPNTLPTAAKAGGNYLSSLLVGSEARRHGYQEGIALDTNGYISEGAGENLFEVKDGILFTPPFTSSALPGITRDAIIKLAKDMGIEVREQVLSRESLYLADEVFMSGTAAEITPVRSVDGIQVGAGKCGPVTKRIQQAFFGLFTGETEDKWGWLDPVNA
- the ilvM gene encoding acetolactate synthase 2 small subunit, which translates into the protein MNQHQLSIEARFRPEILERILRVVRHRGFQVCAMNMASAANTENINIEMTVASQRSVDLLSSQLSKLMDVACVQIQQQTTQQIRA
- the ilvG gene encoding acetolactate synthase 2 catalytic subunit — translated: MTGAQWVVQTLRAQGVETVFGYPGGAIMPVYDALYDGGVEHLLCRHEQGAVMAAIGYARATGKTGVCIATSGPGATNLITGLADAMMDSIPVVAITGQVASSFIGTDAFQEIDVLGLSLACTKHSFLVESLDDLPSVMAEAFAIAQSGRPGPVLVDIPKDIQVARGEPTPRLLPVEEAPIHSAQQIAEARALMAQAKKPMLYIGGGVGMAHAVPALRAMAIDTGIPMVATLKGLGSADASSEVYLGMLGMHGTKAANIAVQECDLLIAVGARFDDRVTGKLDTFAPHASVIHLDIDPAELNKLRRAHVSLQGDLNQVLPALSMPLQIDAWRTEVKMLKAEFSWRYDHPGEAIYAPLLLKQLSDRKAASDVVTTDVGQHQMWAAQHMSFSAPENFITSSGLGTMGFGLPAAIGAQVARPNDTVICVSGDGSIMMNIQELGTIKRGKLPVKILLLDNQRLGMVRQWQQLFFDGRYSETILTDNPDFLTLASAFDIPGQRITRKDQVDAALDALLNSEGPYFLHVSIDEHENVWPLVPPGASNANMMEKTA